A genomic window from Salvia splendens isolate huo1 chromosome 11, SspV2, whole genome shotgun sequence includes:
- the LOC121753586 gene encoding acetyl-CoA acetyltransferase, cytosolic 1-like produces MAPAAASINPRDVCIVGVARTPMGGFLGALSSVPATKLGSIAIQSALKRANIDPSLVQEVFFGNVLSANLGQAPARQAALGAGIPNSVVCTTINKVCASGMKATMLAAQSIQLGLNDVVVAGGMESMSNVPKYIAEARKGSRLGHDSLVDGMLKDGLWDVYGDVGMGVCAELCAENHSITRVQQDDFAVQSFERGIASQDAGSFAWEITPVEVSGGRGRPSTIVDKDEGLGKFDAAKLRKLRPSFKETGGTVTAGNASSISDGAAALVLVSGQKALELGLTVIAKISGYADAAHAPELFTTAPALAIPKALKNAGIEASKVDYYEINEAFAVVALANQKLLDLSPERVNVHGGAVSLGHPLGCSGARILVTLLGVLKQKNGKYGVGGVCNGGGGASALVLELV; encoded by the exons ATGTTTGTATCGTGGGTGTTGCTCGAACACCTATGGGTGGTTTTCTCGGTGCACTTTCATCAGTACCAGCAACCAAGCTCGGATCTATAGCCATTCAGA GTGCTTTGAAAAGAGCAAATATCGATCCATCACTTGTCCAAGAAGTATTCTTTGGAAATGTACTCAGCGCAAACTTAGGACAGGCTCCTGCCCGCCAGGCAGCATTGGGAGCCGGGATCCCGAATTCTGTAGTCTGTACAACCATCAACAAAGTCTGTGCCTCTGGAATGAAAG CGACCATGCTAGCAGCACAAAGCATCCAGTTGGGTCTCAATGACGTTGTAGTGGCCGGTGGCATGGAGAGCATGTCGAATGTCCCAAAATACATCGCAGAGGCGAG GAAAGGATCTCGACTGGGACATGACTCTCTTGTTGATGGAATGCTGAAAGATGGACTCTGGGACGTTTATGGCGACGTTGGCATGGGTGTGTGTGCTGAATTATGTGCTGAGAACCATAGCATTACAAGAGTGCAGCAG GATGACTTTGCAGTCCAAAGTTTTGAGCGTGGAATTGCTTCTCAAGATGCCGGTTCCTTTGCATGGGAGATCACTCCA GTTGAAGTATCCGGTGGGAGAGGGCGACCATCCACCATTGTCGACAAGGATGAAGGTCTTGGAAAG TTTGATGCTGCAAAGTTGAGGAAGCTGAGACCGAGTTTCAAGGAAACGGGAGGAACTGTCACAGCTGGCAACGCTTCTAGCATAAG CGATGGTGCCGCAGCTCTTGTTTTAGTGAGTGGGCAGAAAGCTCTGGAGCTCGGGCTTACAGTCATCGCAAAGATCTCCGGATATGCTGATGCCGCCCAT GCCCCAGAATTGTTTACAACCGCCCCAGCTCTTGCAATTCCCAAGGCACTCAAGAATGCTGGTATAGAAGCATCTAAAGTAGACTATTACGAAATCAACGAAGCTTTCGCTGTTGTGGCTCTTGCAAATCAGAAGCTATTGGATCTAAGTCCG GAAAGAGTTAACGTACACGGTGGAGCTGTGTCTCTGGGGCATCCTCTCGGTTGCAGTGGCGCTCGTATCTTGGTCACTCTTTTGGGG GTTTTGAAGCAAAAGAACGGGAAGTATGGTGTTGGTGGTGTTTGCAACGGAGGAGGAGGTGCCTCAGCCCTCGTCTTAGAACTTGTGTAA
- the LOC121753588 gene encoding transmembrane emp24 domain-containing protein p24beta2-like isoform X2, giving the protein MGMLMFWTVIVCLMKLGFGIRFVIDKEECFSHNILYEGDVVHASFVVIKADNAWHHTDEGVDFVIKGPGGEEIKEFHDMISDKYEFMAQRKGIYHFCFTNKSPFHETIDFDVLVGHYKSYEQHAKNEHFNPVVEQISKLEEALYNIQFEQHWLEAQTDRQAIVNESMSRRAVYKAIFESLALIGASSLQVFLLQRLFERKLGTSRV; this is encoded by the exons ATGGGTATGTTGATGTTTTGGACGGTAATAGTATGTTTAATGAAGTTAGGATTTGGTATAAGATTTGTGATCGACAAAGAAGAGTGTTTCTCTCACAATATTCTGTATGAAGGCGATGTTGTTCATGCTTCCTTTGTGGTCATCAAGGCTGATAATGCTTGGCATCACACGGACGAAGGCGTCGATTTCGTC ATAAAGGGGCCAGGTGGAGAGGAGATCAAAGAGTTCCATGACATGATAAGTGACAAATATGAATTCATGGCTCAAAGAAAAGGGATCTACCACTTTTGCTTCACCAACAAATCTCCCTTCCACGAGACCATCGATTTCGACGTGCTCGTCGGCCACTACAAGAGCTATGAGCAGCACGCCAAGAACG AGCATTTCAACCCTGTTGTCGAGCAAATCTCCAAGCTCGAAGAAGCTCTCTACAATATCCAGTTCGAGCAGCACTGGCTCGAGGCTCAGACCGATCGCCAAGCTATTG TGAACGAATCAATGAGCCGGAGAGCGGTGTACAAGGCGATATTTGAGTCGTTAGCTCTTATCGGAGCTAGCTCCCTCCAGGTTTTCCTCCTACAGCGCCTTTTTGAACGCAAGCTCGGGACTTCTCGAGTCTGA
- the LOC121753588 gene encoding transmembrane emp24 domain-containing protein p24beta2-like isoform X1: MRSSLHQMGMLMFWTVIVCLMKLGFGIRFVIDKEECFSHNILYEGDVVHASFVVIKADNAWHHTDEGVDFVIKGPGGEEIKEFHDMISDKYEFMAQRKGIYHFCFTNKSPFHETIDFDVLVGHYKSYEQHAKNEHFNPVVEQISKLEEALYNIQFEQHWLEAQTDRQAIVNESMSRRAVYKAIFESLALIGASSLQVFLLQRLFERKLGTSRV; this comes from the exons ATGAGATCTTCACTCCACCAA ATGGGTATGTTGATGTTTTGGACGGTAATAGTATGTTTAATGAAGTTAGGATTTGGTATAAGATTTGTGATCGACAAAGAAGAGTGTTTCTCTCACAATATTCTGTATGAAGGCGATGTTGTTCATGCTTCCTTTGTGGTCATCAAGGCTGATAATGCTTGGCATCACACGGACGAAGGCGTCGATTTCGTC ATAAAGGGGCCAGGTGGAGAGGAGATCAAAGAGTTCCATGACATGATAAGTGACAAATATGAATTCATGGCTCAAAGAAAAGGGATCTACCACTTTTGCTTCACCAACAAATCTCCCTTCCACGAGACCATCGATTTCGACGTGCTCGTCGGCCACTACAAGAGCTATGAGCAGCACGCCAAGAACG AGCATTTCAACCCTGTTGTCGAGCAAATCTCCAAGCTCGAAGAAGCTCTCTACAATATCCAGTTCGAGCAGCACTGGCTCGAGGCTCAGACCGATCGCCAAGCTATTG TGAACGAATCAATGAGCCGGAGAGCGGTGTACAAGGCGATATTTGAGTCGTTAGCTCTTATCGGAGCTAGCTCCCTCCAGGTTTTCCTCCTACAGCGCCTTTTTGAACGCAAGCTCGGGACTTCTCGAGTCTGA
- the LOC121753742 gene encoding uncharacterized protein LOC121753742: MNMIAASSSIVSCNSSLPPLKPNSHLPKSSISLPKSPISIHNDSNHSCELIKISPLTLKPAKLRRRSSLNAQSQQDPPIVSASPDGNETGGGGSGGEEERDWTTSFLLFAFWAGLMYYVFFLAPNQTPVTDVYFLKKLLNLKGDDGYEMNQVLVALWYIMGLWPLIYSMLLIPTARSLKSKITVWPFVVLSCFGGAYALIPYFVLWRPPAPTVAESELRRWPLNFLESKITAGVMLSAGVAIMAYAVSSGGDVWKEFFQYFRGSKFIHIMSIDFALLSTFAPFWIYNDMTARKWDGKGSWLLPLSLVPFLGPSLYLLLRPLLSVARETTSDKAL, encoded by the exons ATGAACATGATAGCAGCAAGCTCCTCAATTGTTTCCTGCAACTCTTCTCTCCCGCCTCTCAAACCCAATTCCCATCTCCCAAAATCTTCAATTTCTCTTCCCAAATCCCCAATTTCAATCCATAATGACTCGAACCACAGCTGTGAACTCATAAAAATCTCGCCTTTAACACTCAAACCGGCGAAATTGCGCCGCCGGAGCTCGTTAAACGCCCAATCCCAGCAAGACCCACCTATTGTTTCTGCTTCTCCCGATGGAAATGAGACTGGCGGAGGCGGCAGCGGTGGAGAGGAGGAGAGGGACTGGACAACGTCGTTTCTGCTGTTTGCTTTCTGGGCTGGTCTCATGTACTACGTTTTCTTCCTCGCTCCTAATCAAACACCG GTCACGGatgtttattttttgaaaaagcTACTGAATTTGAAAGGTGATGATGGCTATGAGATGAATCAAGTGTTGGTGGCTTTGTGGTATATCATGGGTTTATGGCCCTTGATTTACAGTATGCTGCTCATCCCTACTGCCAGAAG CTTGAAAAGCAAGATCACAGTTTGGCCATTCGTTGTTCTATCATGCTTCGGAGGTGCATATGCTCTCATTCCCTACTTTGTTCTGTGGAGGCCACCTGCTCCGACTGTTGCAGAATCGGAGCTGAGGAGATggcctttgaatttccttgaATCGAAGATAACTGCCGGG GTCATGTTGTCTGCAGGGGTGGCGATAATGGCTTATGCAGTTTCATCCGGTGGTGATGTGTGGAAGGAATTTTTCCAGTATTTTCGAGGGAGCAAATTT ATCCACATCATGAGTATTGATTTCGCTCTCCTCTCAACGTTCGCTCCATTCTGGATCTACAATGACATGACTGCTCGAAAATG GGATGGAAAAGGCTCTTGgcttcttcctctctcactaGTCCCATTCTTAGGCCCTTCCCTTTATCTTCTCCTCCGGCCCCTGTTGTCTGTTGCTCGAGAGACAACTTCAGACAAGGCTCTTTGA